The nucleotide window TTAAAAAATGGTAAGGTCAAACTGGACCTTACAGTGCAAGATGCAAATCATTTGGGAGATCCCTCTGCTACAACAGCACGGGGTCAAACGCCGACGCCTGTTCCCGGCTCAACAGCCACAACAGGCGCACCTTCGGCATCAACCAAAGCAACAACGAGCACCACTTTGGGAGGTCCAGCAGGTTCAATTTCTACACTTCCGTCATCAACAACTGCAGCTCCAACTACTTCAGCCGTCACATCAGGTCCAACAAGCGGGGGAGCTCCAGGAACTACAGCAAAGCCCACTGCATCTACAACTTCCGCAACTGCCACATCTGGAACAGGACCCGGAACATCCATGCCGTCGGCAACTGCGCCTCCACCAACTGTTACAGCTGCACACGTTAAAAATGCAGTCTCGACTCAAGCATCGGTGCCTTCAACTGGACCTTCCACTCCGTCAGGGACAATCTCAACATCAACTACTCTCCCTCCAAGTAAATCGTCTCCGCTGACAACGGCTACAGTCGCCACCACAGCAACAAGTTCCAAGACAACCGTTGCTACGATGACCACCAGCCAACCCAGTCCTTCTCAATTGCCTGGTTTTCTGACAAAGCCATTCTGTGAGAAACCGATCGATGGTAAGACATAATTACGCACACTCTCCTACCTCCTACCAAGATAACTGCATTTTCTCCCTTAGGTGCCGAAACGACTTGCTTTCCTTTGCTATTTTTCCTTAGAAGCATAACTTCTAAAACCCATATCTTGTACTTGGGAGACGCCGTCGTGTATCGACGACATTTTCACGGAACCACATCATACCTCCAGTCTCCTGCTGGTGACCAAAAGTTAAACGCTTCATTTTCTCTCTAAGACATGAATGACGTGACTCGAGAGAAAATTGGAGTACTCCCATCCAGAGTCAAATCTATGACCTTCTATACAATTGTTCCCATCCTCTAGTAGCGAGCTTTTAGTATCCGAACCAGAAATCAGTGAACAAGTAGAGAGGCTAAGCATTACGTTTTCGGCAAAGGGCAAACAGCTGCGAGACACAAAAGCCTGAAAATTTGCGTTTTTtaacttgtctcactcttttgagaagttattcgatATATCTAGTTAGCAAACAAGAAAAGAGCTTAAATAAATCGAGTTTCTCCctgttttggcaaaaaggaaatttcatattGCCGTTTGTCGTAAACGTCATGCAAGTTTAACCCTCGCAATTCTTTCAGGAATCTAAAAACCTTTGCATTATCAAACTTATGAATAAGCTAACAAGTTACTTGGTCTATGTTATTTCCTTACCAGTCAGCACCAAAATCGTCGCCAAGGAGATACTAAAATCGCACAACGATTACCGACGAACTCACGCCGCCCCTCCATTGCAGCTCGACGTTCAAATGATGTGCGACGCCCAAACATTTGCTCAAGAAATCGCCGCCAGAGGAGTCCTGCAACATCAGAAAGGTGTAATTCTGGCCAGAAAGAGACTGGGTGAA belongs to Acropora muricata isolate sample 2 chromosome 9, ASM3666990v1, whole genome shotgun sequence and includes:
- the LOC136930063 gene encoding uncharacterized protein, which translates into the protein MKVFWLLFVFLPSQSEALQRLNRFAKNWRSQIRDEYLQRDLNPRNTIWRLKPKVTKNVFGLKPQDASSGTGFKVQGTAQLKNGKVKLDLTVQDANHLGDPSATTARGQTPTPVPGSTATTGAPSASTKATTSTTLGGPAGSISTLPSSTTAAPTTSAVTSGPTSGGAPGTTAKPTASTTSATATSGTGPGTSMPSATAPPPTVTAAHVKNAVSTQASVPSTGPSTPSGTISTSTTLPPSKSSPLTTATVATTATSSKTTVATMTTSQPSPSQLPGFLTKPFCEKPIDVSTKIVAKEILKSHNDYRRTHAAPPLQLDVQMMCDAQTFAQEIAARGVLQHQKGVILARKRLGENIGMSCAPGRGGPLSYGRIMKMAKNVARRWYDEVCQYDFDKPSAVPKTGHFTEIVWSGTKKFGIGFAVGKNARFPEYKCVYVVGRYSPAGNVIGERQLQLNVKRGSFNKSYCQKRSTALQEDPWDKRNHLNPLDKQKRRSHIHSRHHLHHHGNE